The proteins below are encoded in one region of Xenopus laevis strain J_2021 chromosome 8L, Xenopus_laevis_v10.1, whole genome shotgun sequence:
- the blvrb.L gene encoding biliverdin reductase B L homeolog (The RefSeq protein has 2 substitutions compared to this genomic sequence): MAPKNIAIFGATGMTGSVTLAQALNTGYNVSVLVRDPARLPSGQKPTNVIVGDVLNKNDVLKTLEGKEAVVIVLGTRNDLGPTTMMSEGTRNIVETMKLHGIRKVVACMSSFLLWDIAKVPPTLLPVTEDHIRMHQVLKDSGLDYVAVLPPHIAADKPFTGNYTVTVGARGGNVISTHDLSLFFLRCLTTNEYDGKSVTLSRDYSNL; this comes from the exons ATGGcacctaaaaatattgccatTTTCGGGGCTACCGGAATGACTGGTTCTGTGACATTGGCACAAGCTTTGAATACAG GATACAATGTAAGTGTCCTGGTGAGGGACCCAGCCCGCCTCCCATCTGGACAAAAACCAACCAACGTCATAGTTGGAGatgtactaaataaaaatgatgttctGAAGACACTTGAGGGGAAGGAAGCTGTAGTGATTGTTTTGGGAACAAGGAACGACCTAG GGCCTACCACCATGATGTCAGAGGGGACTCGGAATATTGTGGAGACAATGAAGTTGCATGGAATTCGCAAAGTGGTGGCTTGCATGTCAT CTTTTCTGCTGTGGGACATAGCCAAAGTTCCACCTACTTTGTTGCCAGTAACAGAGGATCACATACGAATGCACCAAGTTCTAAAGGACTCCGGCCTGGATTATGTGGCTGTGCTGCCTCCACACATTGCAG CTGACAAGCCATTCACTGGAGACTACACGGTGACAGTGGGAGCCCGTGGCGGTAACGTGATATCCACACATGACCTCAGTCACTTCTTCCTTCGTTGTCTGACAACAAATGAATATGATGGAAAAAGTGTCACTTTATCCCGGGACTATTCTAACCTATAA